One region of Syntrophobacter fumaroxidans MPOB genomic DNA includes:
- a CDS encoding Calx-beta domain-containing protein: MNVRLAQSLCILIVVSLLPLCSFQGAGDTARAETAPSASSVIINHNHTNLAVVPTYWITQAKKNLRLGYGHTSHGSQLVSGIEAFRGEPGSAYYYSYTGSGLHRGVFFNDYWAGEDLGHNGDLAWRDATVDMLDLPANDRNVVMWSWCGGVSDNTPGGINTYLNALAALESAYPGVRFIYMTGHLDGSGAAGNLHKRNQQIRNFCTLNKKVLFDFADIESFNPTSDTNFMVLFANDNCDYDSNGDEIPDRNWAQAWIAHHPDSELARIAADCGDCAHSQTLNCVLKGRAFWWMMARLAGWDGIPVPTFTIRAVVPVAHEQPRAAGRFKITRTGPSNRAVTVRYTVGGTATPGDDYTTLSGSVRLAAGVKSATLTVIPVSDGIADSNETVIVNLSANRYYNRGARSKATVTITDH; encoded by the coding sequence ATGAACGTTCGGCTTGCTCAGAGTCTGTGCATTCTGATCGTCGTCTCGCTGCTCCCGTTGTGTTCGTTTCAGGGGGCCGGCGACACGGCGCGGGCGGAAACCGCTCCGAGTGCTTCGTCCGTCATCATCAATCACAATCACACGAACCTCGCCGTAGTCCCCACCTACTGGATCACCCAGGCAAAGAAGAATCTGCGCCTGGGCTACGGCCACACATCCCACGGAAGCCAACTGGTGAGCGGGATCGAGGCTTTCCGGGGCGAGCCCGGTTCCGCGTACTATTACAGCTACACGGGCTCAGGGCTGCACCGGGGGGTTTTTTTCAACGACTACTGGGCTGGTGAAGACCTCGGGCACAACGGGGATCTGGCATGGAGGGATGCGACCGTCGATATGCTCGATCTTCCCGCCAATGACCGGAACGTGGTGATGTGGTCGTGGTGCGGAGGCGTCTCCGACAATACCCCAGGCGGCATTAACACTTATCTCAACGCCTTGGCGGCGCTTGAAAGCGCCTATCCGGGAGTGCGGTTCATTTACATGACGGGCCACCTGGACGGATCGGGTGCGGCGGGCAATCTCCACAAGCGAAATCAGCAGATCCGAAATTTTTGCACGTTGAATAAAAAAGTTTTGTTTGATTTTGCGGATATTGAGAGTTTCAATCCCACCTCGGATACGAACTTCATGGTTTTGTTCGCCAATGACAACTGCGACTACGACAGCAACGGCGACGAGATCCCGGACCGCAACTGGGCACAAGCCTGGATCGCACACCACCCGGACTCGGAGCTCGCGCGAATCGCCGCCGACTGCGGCGACTGCGCCCATTCTCAGACCTTGAACTGCGTGCTGAAAGGACGGGCATTCTGGTGGATGATGGCCAGGCTCGCCGGTTGGGATGGTATTCCAGTTCCAACGTTCACCATCAGGGCTGTCGTCCCCGTGGCTCACGAACAACCGAGGGCCGCGGGACGGTTCAAAATCACCAGGACCGGCCCTTCCAACCGGGCCGTGACCGTGAGATACACGGTCGGCGGCACCGCCACACCCGGGGACGATTACACAACGCTCAGCGGCTCGGTCAGGCTCGCGGCTGGAGTCAAGTCCGCGACTTTGACGGTGATTCCCGTCTCAGACGGTATCGCCGATTCCAACGAGACCGTTATAGTGAACCTTTCCGCGAATCGGTACTACAACCGGGGGGCGCGGTCGAAAGCCACGGTCACCATCACGGATCACTAA
- a CDS encoding aldehyde dehydrogenase family protein, with protein sequence MHTPETPRRLLVAGRWVTDAESMPVIDKYTGETIAAVPVASAETVDRAVAAACEAFPVYSRTPAHERSRILEKAASLLESNSEEIAALICREVGKPWKYSIGEVSRSIETIRFSAEEAKRIHGETVPMDASATGEGRMGFYLRSPVGVVAAITPFNFPLNLVAHKVGPALAAGNAVVLKPASTTPLTALRLGEIIQEAGLPPGVLNIVAGPGGTVGDRLVSDPRVAKVSFTGSPPVGEAIIRKAGLKKVTLELGNNSGTIIEPDANLDEAVARCVMSAFANSGQVCISLQRLYLHRDITEEFTKRFLDATARLKVGNPLDRDCDIGPMIGEAEAIRAESWISEAAAGGARVLIGGRRDGAVLYPTVLTDIRPDMKVSCGEVFAPLVSLCPYDRFEDAVRMVDESAYGLQAGIYTKDIRKALYAVDQINAGGIMINDTSIFRVDHMPYGGNKKSGLGREGVRFAIEEMTNIKMVVIKP encoded by the coding sequence ATGCACACACCGGAAACACCCCGTCGCCTTTTGGTGGCCGGACGATGGGTCACCGACGCCGAATCCATGCCGGTCATCGACAAGTACACGGGTGAAACGATCGCCGCGGTGCCCGTGGCTTCCGCAGAGACTGTGGACAGGGCCGTGGCCGCGGCCTGCGAAGCGTTCCCGGTCTATTCGAGGACCCCGGCACACGAGCGTTCGCGCATCCTGGAGAAAGCGGCTTCCCTGCTCGAAAGCAACAGCGAGGAGATCGCCGCCCTGATCTGCCGGGAGGTGGGCAAACCCTGGAAATATTCGATCGGCGAGGTTTCCCGGAGCATCGAGACCATTCGGTTTTCAGCGGAAGAGGCCAAACGGATACACGGCGAGACCGTGCCGATGGACGCGAGCGCCACCGGGGAGGGACGCATGGGGTTTTACCTGCGAAGCCCGGTGGGGGTCGTCGCTGCAATCACGCCCTTCAATTTTCCGCTGAACCTGGTGGCCCATAAGGTGGGGCCTGCTCTGGCCGCGGGGAATGCCGTCGTCTTGAAGCCCGCGTCGACCACTCCGCTGACGGCCCTCCGCCTGGGTGAAATCATCCAGGAGGCCGGGCTGCCGCCCGGCGTCCTGAACATCGTCGCCGGACCCGGAGGCACGGTGGGAGACCGGCTCGTAAGCGACCCGCGAGTGGCCAAGGTCTCGTTCACCGGCAGCCCGCCGGTGGGCGAAGCCATCATCCGCAAGGCGGGCCTCAAGAAAGTCACCCTGGAGCTGGGAAACAACTCGGGGACCATCATCGAACCCGACGCGAATCTGGATGAGGCGGTTGCGCGCTGCGTCATGAGCGCTTTTGCCAACTCCGGCCAGGTCTGCATCTCGCTGCAACGGCTCTACCTTCACCGGGACATCACAGAAGAATTCACGAAACGTTTCCTGGATGCGACCGCCAGGCTCAAAGTCGGCAATCCGCTGGATCGGGATTGCGACATCGGTCCCATGATCGGCGAGGCCGAGGCGATCAGGGCCGAATCCTGGATCTCCGAAGCGGCAGCCGGAGGCGCCAGGGTTCTGATCGGCGGCAGGCGGGACGGTGCCGTGCTCTACCCTACCGTGCTCACCGACATCAGGCCCGATATGAAGGTCTCGTGCGGGGAGGTTTTCGCGCCGCTCGTTTCACTCTGTCCGTACGACCGGTTTGAAGATGCCGTGCGAATGGTTGACGAATCCGCCTACGGCCTGCAGGCCGGCATCTACACGAAGGACATCCGAAAGGCGCTCTACGCCGTCGACCAGATCAACGCCGGCGGCATCATGATCAATGACACCTCGATTTTCCGGGTGGATCACATGCCTTACGGGGGGAACAAAAAAAGCGGCCTGGGCCGCGAGGGAGTTCGGTTCGCCATCGAAGAGATGACGAACATCAAGATGGTCGTCATCAAACCCTGA
- a CDS encoding molybdopterin-dependent aldehyde oxidoreductase: MEKKNLKVNGMNRTVIADPEASLADVLREQMRLTGTKKGCGMAQCGACSVIMDGKVIRSCATKMRKVENGAEITTIEGIGTPENPHPIQLAWMVHGGAQCGFCAPGFIVSAKGLLDGNSNPTRQDVRDWFQKHRNACRCTGYKPLVDAVMDAARVLRGEMSLETLKFKLPPDGKVWGGKFPRPSALAKVTGTCDFGADLGIKLPPDALRMALVQAKVSHANILSIDTTEAGKMPGVYKVLTHKDVKGKNRITGLITFPTNKGDGWDRPILCDTKVYQYGDAIAVVCADTLDHARAAAEKVKVELEVLPAYMSAPAAMADDAIEIHPGTPNVYFEQRIAKGEDTGPLMEKAAVTVEDEFYVGRQPHLPMEPDVGFAYFDDEGRLTIHSKSIGIHLHHAMICPGLGIEPEKLRLVQNPAGGTFGYKFSPTIEALLGVACMATGRPVFLNFDYHQQITYTGKRSPFFVKLKYGADKDGRIIAMESDWTVDHGPYSEFGDLLTLRGAQFIGAGYGIPNIRGTGRTVCTNHAWGSAFRAYGSPQSEFASEVLMDELAEKIGVDPLELRYRNVYRPGDTTPNGCPPDVYCLPELIDLLRPRYREALEKARQGSTRDCRKGVGISIGIYGCGLDGPDSSEIAVELTPDGVTVFSSWEDHGQGADMGCLATAHEGLRPLRIGPDKIKLVMNDTAITPNSGPAGGSRSQVVTGQAIRVGCEMLVNAMKKPDGTFRTYDEMVAGKIPLRYSGKWTAAACVACDGNAQGNPFPVYMYGVFMAEVDVNVNTGKTQVTGMTCAADVGSIANRLVVDGQMYGGIVQGIGLALSEDFEDLKKHASLIGCGLPYIKDAPDTINILYLETQRPNGPFGAAGVGELPLTSPHAAVINAIRNACGVRITRLPALPEKVLAGVKPTLFTNLR; the protein is encoded by the coding sequence ATGGAGAAGAAGAACCTCAAGGTAAACGGAATGAACAGGACGGTGATCGCGGACCCTGAAGCCTCTCTTGCGGACGTTCTCCGGGAGCAGATGAGGTTGACCGGCACCAAAAAAGGTTGCGGAATGGCCCAATGCGGGGCGTGTTCGGTCATCATGGACGGAAAGGTCATCCGTTCCTGCGCGACCAAAATGAGAAAGGTTGAAAACGGGGCGGAAATCACCACCATCGAAGGAATCGGGACGCCGGAAAACCCGCACCCGATCCAGCTTGCCTGGATGGTGCACGGCGGTGCCCAATGCGGATTCTGCGCGCCGGGATTCATCGTCTCCGCCAAGGGGCTTCTCGACGGGAATTCAAATCCTACACGGCAGGACGTACGCGACTGGTTCCAGAAGCACCGGAACGCCTGCCGGTGCACGGGCTACAAGCCCCTGGTGGACGCGGTCATGGATGCCGCCAGGGTGCTCCGCGGCGAGATGAGCCTGGAGACACTCAAATTCAAGCTGCCGCCGGACGGCAAGGTGTGGGGAGGAAAATTCCCGCGCCCGAGTGCTCTCGCCAAAGTCACCGGCACCTGCGACTTCGGTGCGGACCTCGGGATCAAGCTCCCGCCCGATGCGCTGCGCATGGCGCTGGTCCAGGCCAAGGTCTCCCATGCGAATATTCTGAGCATCGATACGACGGAAGCCGGGAAGATGCCCGGCGTATACAAGGTGTTGACTCACAAGGACGTGAAAGGAAAGAACCGCATCACCGGCCTCATCACTTTCCCCACGAACAAAGGGGATGGCTGGGACCGTCCCATCCTCTGTGACACGAAGGTGTACCAGTACGGAGACGCCATAGCCGTCGTATGCGCCGACACCCTCGACCACGCAAGGGCCGCCGCGGAGAAAGTCAAGGTCGAGCTGGAGGTGCTGCCGGCATACATGAGCGCGCCCGCGGCCATGGCCGACGACGCCATCGAAATTCATCCCGGAACGCCCAACGTCTATTTCGAACAGAGAATCGCCAAGGGAGAAGATACCGGACCGCTTATGGAAAAGGCGGCCGTAACGGTCGAGGACGAATTCTATGTGGGACGTCAACCGCACCTGCCCATGGAACCCGACGTGGGCTTCGCCTATTTCGATGATGAAGGCCGGCTCACCATTCATTCCAAGAGCATCGGCATCCATCTCCATCATGCCATGATCTGCCCCGGCCTGGGTATCGAGCCGGAAAAACTGCGGCTCGTGCAGAACCCCGCGGGAGGCACCTTCGGCTACAAATTCAGCCCCACTATCGAGGCACTGCTGGGCGTGGCCTGCATGGCCACGGGTAGGCCCGTGTTTCTCAACTTCGACTACCATCAGCAGATCACTTACACGGGCAAGCGCTCACCGTTCTTTGTCAAGCTCAAGTACGGCGCGGACAAGGACGGCAGGATCATTGCCATGGAGAGCGACTGGACGGTCGATCACGGGCCGTATTCCGAATTCGGGGATCTTCTCACTCTGCGTGGAGCTCAATTCATCGGTGCGGGTTATGGAATACCCAACATTCGCGGCACGGGGCGCACCGTGTGCACCAATCACGCCTGGGGGTCCGCGTTCCGGGCCTACGGATCGCCCCAGAGTGAATTCGCATCGGAAGTCCTCATGGACGAGCTCGCCGAAAAAATCGGCGTCGATCCGCTCGAGCTCCGCTATCGTAACGTCTACCGTCCGGGGGACACGACGCCCAACGGCTGCCCTCCCGACGTCTACTGCCTCCCGGAGTTGATCGATCTCCTGCGGCCCCGTTACCGGGAAGCGCTGGAGAAAGCCCGTCAGGGATCGACCCGCGACTGCAGGAAAGGGGTCGGCATCTCCATCGGCATCTACGGCTGCGGCCTCGACGGGCCGGACTCCTCGGAGATCGCCGTGGAGCTGACTCCCGACGGCGTGACCGTTTTCAGCTCGTGGGAGGACCATGGCCAGGGCGCCGACATGGGGTGCCTGGCCACGGCGCACGAAGGGTTGCGCCCTTTGAGGATCGGCCCCGACAAGATCAAGCTGGTGATGAACGACACGGCAATCACGCCCAACAGCGGCCCCGCGGGCGGAAGCCGTTCCCAGGTCGTTACCGGCCAGGCGATCAGGGTCGGGTGCGAGATGCTCGTGAACGCCATGAAAAAACCGGACGGGACCTTCCGCACCTACGACGAAATGGTGGCCGGGAAGATCCCGTTGCGCTATTCCGGGAAATGGACTGCCGCGGCCTGCGTGGCATGTGACGGGAACGCCCAGGGCAACCCTTTCCCCGTCTACATGTATGGCGTTTTCATGGCGGAAGTGGACGTAAACGTGAACACGGGCAAGACACAGGTCACCGGAATGACCTGCGCCGCCGATGTGGGCTCCATCGCCAACAGGCTCGTCGTCGACGGGCAGATGTACGGAGGGATCGTGCAGGGCATAGGGCTGGCGTTGAGCGAGGATTTCGAGGATTTGAAAAAACACGCCAGTCTCATCGGCTGCGGCCTCCCGTACATCAAGGACGCCCCGGACACCATAAACATCCTCTACCTCGAAACGCAGCGTCCCAACGGCCCCTTCGGGGCGGCGGGAGTGGGGGAGCTGCCGCTCACCTCGCCTCACGCCGCCGTCATCAATGCCATCCGCAACGCCTGCGGAGTGCGCATCACCAGGCTGCCGGCGCTTCCGGAGAAAGTGCTGGCCGGGGTCAAACCTACACTTTTCACAAATCTCCGTTAG
- a CDS encoding pyridine nucleotide-disulfide oxidoreductase/dicluster-binding protein produces the protein MEQDELRRLEDRCIQEHAPACSAACPLHVDVRAMTAETARGDFAAAARIFKKTVPFPGIISRVCDHPCQAVCKRREAGDAVSIRALERACLDRSSSLQEKIQALPRKDRRAAIVGGGLSGLTAAFDLGRKGYAVVVFERENRLGGSLWRFSGEDLPLRTAADDFLILKEVGVEIRLGTTVGKDIDFGELCAGFETVCLGLGENPPDSFALAVDREGKVDVDPATFSTSRAGVFAGGGMLRRDTNRSPIQSMADGRRAAISMDRYFQQVSLTAGRAGEGSYTTRLHTVTEGIVPLPVVPMADARQGYSADEAMQEAARCIQCQCLECVKVCEYLKSFGSYPRQYVRQIYNNLAIVMGHRHANKLINSCSLCGLCREVCPGGLHMGVVCREARQTLVRQGRMPPSAHDFPIRDMLFSNSDKCALVRRQPGVVTGRFLFFPGCQLTASYPEQVKRVYSLLREKLTGGVGLMLRCCGAPADWSGRDDLFREVMESFTESWREMGSPELILACSTCFETFKTRLPGTAVSSLWEILDRLGLPQTGRPGESPAVAVHDACSTRHEPFIHESVRNILGRLGMRVEELPLTRDRAECCGYGGLMFFANAELAGKVIDRRNARSSLDYVAYCAMCRDYLAKRGKRVAHLLDLVLGASMEEAVGRGVPVYSQRHENRARLKTSLLAELWGEGTPERESCGKIALSVSDRMRDIMEERLILVEDVLEVIEYAERTGNRLLNRETGHTLAHHKPASVTYWVEYSAEGDRFVIHNAYSHRMEIAEEFKS, from the coding sequence ATGGAACAGGATGAGTTGCGCAGACTGGAAGACCGCTGCATTCAGGAGCACGCACCCGCCTGCAGCGCCGCCTGCCCCCTCCATGTCGACGTACGGGCCATGACTGCGGAGACGGCCCGCGGAGATTTCGCGGCCGCGGCAAGAATATTCAAGAAAACCGTGCCGTTCCCGGGAATCATCAGCCGGGTCTGCGATCACCCCTGCCAGGCGGTCTGCAAGCGCCGTGAAGCCGGCGATGCCGTTTCCATCCGGGCGCTTGAACGCGCGTGCCTTGACCGCTCATCCAGCCTGCAGGAAAAGATTCAGGCCTTGCCCCGCAAAGACCGGCGCGCCGCCATAGTCGGGGGGGGATTGAGCGGCCTTACGGCGGCTTTCGACCTCGGCAGGAAGGGATACGCCGTGGTTGTGTTCGAGCGGGAAAACCGGCTGGGGGGAAGCCTGTGGCGCTTCTCCGGGGAGGATCTCCCGCTTCGAACGGCGGCCGACGACTTTCTGATCCTGAAAGAGGTCGGAGTGGAAATCCGACTGGGAACCACCGTCGGGAAAGACATCGACTTCGGCGAGCTGTGCGCCGGGTTCGAAACGGTTTGCCTGGGGCTGGGCGAGAACCCTCCGGACAGCTTCGCCCTCGCCGTCGACCGGGAAGGAAAAGTGGACGTCGATCCCGCGACCTTTTCCACCTCGCGAGCGGGAGTATTCGCCGGAGGCGGCATGCTCAGGCGTGATACAAACCGTTCCCCCATCCAATCCATGGCCGACGGGAGGCGGGCCGCCATCTCCATGGACCGCTATTTCCAGCAGGTCTCGCTCACCGCCGGCCGCGCGGGGGAAGGGTCCTACACCACAAGGCTCCATACGGTCACGGAAGGCATCGTTCCCCTTCCCGTAGTGCCCATGGCCGATGCTCGTCAGGGTTATTCCGCGGACGAAGCGATGCAAGAGGCCGCCAGGTGTATTCAGTGCCAATGCCTCGAATGCGTCAAGGTGTGCGAATATCTCAAGAGCTTCGGAAGTTACCCCAGGCAGTACGTCAGGCAGATTTACAACAACCTCGCCATCGTGATGGGACACCGCCACGCCAATAAGCTGATCAACTCGTGCAGTCTCTGCGGCCTGTGCCGGGAGGTTTGCCCGGGGGGTCTGCACATGGGCGTGGTTTGCAGGGAGGCGCGACAGACCCTGGTCAGGCAGGGCAGGATGCCCCCCTCGGCCCACGATTTTCCGATCCGGGATATGCTTTTCAGCAACAGCGACAAGTGTGCCCTGGTCCGCCGGCAGCCTGGAGTCGTCACGGGCCGGTTCCTTTTTTTCCCCGGATGCCAGCTTACAGCGTCCTACCCCGAACAGGTGAAGCGGGTCTACTCGCTGTTGCGGGAAAAGCTTACGGGAGGCGTGGGGCTCATGCTGAGGTGTTGCGGCGCACCCGCGGACTGGTCCGGGCGCGATGACCTGTTCCGGGAAGTTATGGAGAGCTTCACCGAGTCATGGCGCGAGATGGGAAGCCCGGAACTGATCCTGGCCTGCTCCACCTGCTTTGAGACATTCAAGACCCGCCTTCCCGGCACCGCCGTTTCGTCGCTCTGGGAAATACTGGACCGGCTGGGCCTGCCCCAAACCGGAAGGCCGGGGGAGTCGCCGGCGGTGGCCGTTCACGACGCCTGTTCCACCCGGCATGAACCATTCATACACGAAAGCGTGCGCAATATCCTGGGGCGCCTTGGCATGCGTGTGGAAGAGCTGCCTTTGACTCGAGACCGTGCCGAGTGTTGCGGCTATGGGGGCCTGATGTTTTTCGCCAATGCCGAGCTCGCCGGAAAGGTCATCGATCGGCGGAACGCCCGGAGCTCCCTGGACTACGTCGCCTACTGCGCCATGTGCCGCGACTATCTGGCCAAACGCGGCAAGCGCGTCGCCCACCTTCTGGACCTGGTTCTGGGAGCTTCCATGGAAGAGGCCGTCGGCCGCGGGGTCCCGGTATACTCTCAACGCCACGAAAACAGGGCGCGACTGAAAACCTCCCTGCTTGCGGAGCTCTGGGGAGAGGGAACGCCCGAGCGGGAAAGCTGCGGGAAGATCGCCCTGAGCGTGTCCGACCGCATGCGGGACATCATGGAGGAGAGGCTGATTCTCGTCGAGGACGTCCTGGAGGTCATCGAATACGCCGAAAGAACGGGAAACCGTCTGTTGAACCGGGAAACGGGCCACACCCTGGCACATCACAAACCGGCAAGCGTGACCTACTGGGTCGAGTATTCCGCGGAGGGCGATCGGTTCGTCATTCACAATGCGTACAGCCACAGGATGGAAATCGCCGAGGAGTTCAAATCGTGA
- a CDS encoding DVU_1557 family redox protein, whose amino-acid sequence MNAQAASPEGEKWWCGKCRVPLDMGKVNVSYLGSSFPVDLLKCPRCGLVFVPEELALGRMAEVERLLEDK is encoded by the coding sequence GTGAACGCGCAGGCGGCAAGTCCCGAAGGGGAAAAATGGTGGTGCGGAAAATGCCGGGTGCCCCTTGATATGGGTAAAGTGAATGTCTCGTATCTCGGCAGCTCATTTCCGGTGGACCTGCTCAAATGCCCGCGTTGCGGCCTTGTCTTCGTCCCCGAGGAGCTCGCTCTGGGCAGGATGGCCGAAGTGGAGAGACTCCTTGAAGACAAGTGA
- the trsM gene encoding DVU_1556 family methyltransferase, with protein sequence MKTSDPACLAPGPPTGHAGLLYERLAASGAAADAIRPGGLPLTERALTLCPFPPGSRLLDVGCGVGTTVRYLTDRHGHRAAGIDPSALMIETGRRRYPGLWLMRARGEALPFADDVLDGVLAECSLSVTRAADRVVREIHRTLTPGGKLLMSDVYARNPEFLPELRRIGLSGCLGGIKSMEELAFSLGASGFEILHWEDHSAELKLFAARLILSGGFAADFRCLWGECGGEGRNPEKTRQAVSRVRPGYFLLIAGKRMKKAAGF encoded by the coding sequence TTGAAGACAAGTGATCCCGCTTGCCTGGCTCCCGGACCGCCGACAGGGCACGCGGGGCTCCTGTATGAGAGGCTCGCAGCGAGTGGAGCGGCGGCGGACGCGATCCGCCCCGGAGGTCTGCCGTTGACGGAACGCGCTCTGACACTGTGCCCGTTCCCCCCGGGGTCCCGGTTGCTGGACGTCGGATGCGGCGTCGGCACCACCGTCCGATACCTGACCGACCGCCACGGACACCGGGCGGCCGGCATCGACCCTTCCGCGCTCATGATCGAGACGGGACGCAGGCGATACCCCGGTCTGTGGCTGATGAGAGCCCGGGGAGAAGCCTTGCCCTTCGCCGATGACGTCCTGGACGGCGTCCTGGCCGAGTGCAGCCTTTCCGTGACGCGCGCTGCGGACCGTGTTGTACGCGAGATTCATCGCACCCTCACCCCGGGGGGAAAACTCCTCATGAGCGATGTGTACGCACGCAATCCCGAATTCCTGCCGGAGCTGCGCCGGATTGGCCTGAGCGGCTGCCTCGGCGGAATCAAGTCCATGGAGGAGCTGGCTTTCAGCCTTGGCGCTTCCGGTTTCGAGATCCTCCACTGGGAGGATCACTCAGCGGAACTCAAGCTGTTTGCGGCGCGGCTCATCCTCTCCGGCGGTTTCGCGGCCGATTTCCGGTGCCTGTGGGGAGAATGCGGCGGCGAGGGCCGGAACCCCGAAAAAACGCGGCAGGCCGTCTCCAGGGTCAGACCCGGATACTTTTTGCTCATTGCCGGAAAAAGAATGAAGAAGGCCGCCGGATTCTGA
- a CDS encoding DVU_1555 family C-GCAxxG-C-C protein yields the protein MLNQTVRMIELAQQGFQCSQILVIMGLINQGKTNSDLVRSVSGLAGGLGFSGDTCGALTGGACLLGLYAGRGEVNEEEDPRLNLMIVELVEWFAGEYGRAFGGTRCETILGNDPRNRTARCPSLVLGVYEKVNALLVENGFDLATGRP from the coding sequence GTGCTCAACCAGACGGTGAGAATGATCGAGCTCGCGCAACAGGGATTCCAATGCAGTCAGATTCTTGTGATTATGGGGCTCATAAACCAGGGAAAAACGAACTCCGATCTGGTCAGGTCCGTATCGGGCCTGGCAGGAGGTCTCGGGTTTTCCGGCGACACGTGCGGGGCGCTGACGGGCGGCGCCTGCCTGTTGGGATTGTACGCCGGACGGGGAGAGGTGAACGAAGAGGAAGACCCCCGTCTCAACCTGATGATCGTCGAGCTCGTGGAATGGTTTGCCGGGGAATACGGCCGAGCGTTCGGGGGAACGCGATGTGAAACGATTTTGGGGAACGACCCACGAAACCGGACCGCGAGGTGCCCGTCGCTGGTGCTCGGTGTATACGAGAAGGTCAATGCCCTGTTGGTGGAAAATGGATTCGATCTTGCCACGGGACGCCCATGA
- the trsS gene encoding radical SAM (seleno)protein TrsS, which yields MSKGITLSTTRSVCPECLAVTPAIRIMRGDRVFLSKTCPRHGTFETEVWQGQPSYQSWNRPKTCASPDPPATRTEQGCPKDCGLCPDHRQQTCTALIEVTHRCDLSCAYCYADSGTADFPDPDLYALRCMFERLLRAGNRCNIQLSGGEPTIREDLPDIIALGRSLGFSFIQVNTNGMRLAGDPSYARQLRDAGLASVFLQFDGMEDSVYERIRGRRLLREKKRAVEHCGVNGLGVVLVPTLVPGANVAQIGKIIQYAVENLGVVRGVHFQPVSYFGRYPGPPRAEDRITIPEIIREIAAQTSGKMAIEHFKPPGCENAYCSFNGSFVLLPDGSLKSRATQRTGSCCPEMECAEEGAARARRFVARFWSAPESLSSAPAVWPGLGEWEAFLERVKSHSLSISGMAFQDAWNLDLERLRDCCIHVVTRDGRLVPFCAYNLTDAGGTSIHRERTRAPLSDDDVRPSPPGPHS from the coding sequence ATGAGTAAAGGAATCACTCTCTCCACCACGCGGAGCGTCTGCCCGGAGTGCCTGGCCGTGACCCCGGCGATCAGAATCATGCGCGGGGATCGGGTGTTTCTCAGCAAAACCTGCCCCCGGCACGGAACGTTTGAAACGGAGGTCTGGCAGGGACAACCGTCCTACCAGTCCTGGAACAGGCCCAAAACCTGCGCTTCTCCCGATCCTCCCGCCACCCGCACCGAACAAGGCTGCCCGAAGGATTGCGGCCTCTGCCCCGACCATCGTCAACAGACCTGCACGGCGCTCATTGAGGTGACCCACCGCTGCGACCTGTCCTGCGCCTACTGTTACGCTGACTCAGGCACGGCTGATTTCCCGGATCCGGACCTTTACGCCCTCAGGTGCATGTTCGAGCGGCTGTTGCGCGCCGGTAACCGCTGCAACATCCAGCTTTCAGGAGGTGAACCGACGATCCGGGAAGACCTCCCCGACATCATAGCCCTTGGGCGCTCGCTCGGATTCTCCTTCATCCAGGTCAACACCAATGGAATGCGCCTGGCAGGCGATCCCTCCTATGCGAGGCAACTCAGGGACGCCGGGCTCGCTTCGGTGTTTCTTCAGTTCGACGGGATGGAGGATTCCGTCTACGAGCGAATCCGGGGGCGCCGGCTTCTGCGCGAGAAGAAGCGCGCCGTCGAGCATTGCGGCGTAAACGGCCTCGGCGTGGTGCTGGTCCCCACGCTTGTCCCCGGAGCGAACGTCGCACAGATCGGCAAGATCATCCAATACGCCGTGGAGAACCTCGGAGTGGTTCGAGGGGTCCACTTCCAGCCCGTGAGCTACTTCGGAAGATACCCCGGGCCGCCGCGCGCCGAAGACCGGATCACCATTCCCGAGATCATTCGCGAGATAGCGGCCCAGACTTCCGGCAAGATGGCGATCGAGCACTTCAAGCCCCCCGGTTGCGAAAATGCTTATTGCTCTTTCAACGGGAGCTTCGTTCTGCTCCCCGACGGATCGCTCAAGTCCAGGGCGACGCAAAGAACCGGGTCGTGCTGCCCGGAAATGGAATGCGCCGAAGAAGGAGCCGCCAGGGCAAGGCGCTTCGTCGCCCGGTTCTGGTCGGCGCCGGAGTCGCTCTCCTCGGCTCCCGCCGTCTGGCCCGGCCTGGGGGAGTGGGAAGCGTTTTTGGAACGGGTGAAGTCCCATTCGCTTTCCATTTCGGGGATGGCATTCCAGGACGCATGGAACCTGGATCTCGAGCGGCTTCGGGACTGCTGTATCCACGTGGTGACCCGGGACGGCAGACTTGTGCCCTTCTGCGCATACAACCTGACGGATGCGGGCGGAACATCGATCCACCGGGAACGGACGCGCGCTCCCCTGTCCGACGACGACGTCCGACCCTCCCCGCCCGGGCCGCATTCATGA